CGATCAACCAGTGGGGCGACATGAAGCGCGTCGACCAGCCGAGCCCGGTCTACGAGCGGGCCACGCCGGCGAGCATCGGCCATGCGGTGTTCTTCGTCGACGACCTCGAGGCCTGTGAGCGCTTCTATCGCGAATTGCTGGGCTTCTCGGTCTCCGACCGCTACATCGAGCGCGCCGTCTTCCTGCGCATGCAGGCGCGCGGCGGCCACCACAACCTCTTCCTGCTCAAGCTGCCGCATCGCGGCGCGGGGCTCAACCACGTGGCCTTCACGGTGCGCGACATCCACGAGGTGATCGGCGGCGGCCTGGCCATGAGCCGGCGTCAGTGGAGCACCTTCATCGGCCCGGGGCGGCACCCGATCTCCTCGGCCTACTTCTGGTACGTCAACAGCCCCTTGGGCGGTGCCTTCGAGTACTACACCAACGAGGACTACCTGACCGAGGCCTGGGAGCCGCGCGAGATGCAGCACTCCCTGGAGTCGTTCACCGAGTGGGCCATCGAGGGCGGCATCGACGCCGAGACCCGGCGCCAGAAGAAGGCCGACGCCTGATCCATGGCCGGGCCCGAGGCCCGGCGCCCCCAGCGTCACCATCGATGCCGGTCGCCTGCGGGCGGCCGGCCCGGGGACCCCTCGTCCCGAATCCGGCCTCGGCCGCGCGGCGAGGCCTCCCCCGAACACCACCAACCACCGCGCGATCCCGAGGAGAGACACCATGTCCGAACAGTTCGCTACCTGGAAGAAACCCGACGACCTGTCCTTCGAGGACTGGATCGAAACGCGCATCGCGCGCTTCAAGGGCCGCAAGTACGACTGGAACGCCCTGAAGTTCCAGGCCGACTACGACCCCAAGTACCGTCGCGCCCAGATGCGCTACATCGGCACCGGCGCCACCGGCGTGGCCAACGACACCAATACCATCCCGGCCGAGCACTTCACCTTCTCGACCATGGTGCTGCCGTCCAAGTGCGAGGGGCCGCTGCACGTGCATGACGATGTCGAGGAAGTCTTCTTCGTCCTCAAGGGCTCCATTCGCCTGTTCCTCAAGGACGGCGACCGCTACACCGAGACGGTGCTCGAGGAACGCGACGTGGTCTCCATCCCGCCGGGCATCTACCGCGGCCTGCTCAACGAGAGCGAGGAGGAGGCCCTGATGTGCGTGATGCTGGGCACGCCCAAGCCGCAGATCCCCACCTACCCGGACGATCACCCGCTGTCCAGGGTCAAGCGCGACGGATGAGGGGGCCGGCCATGACACCCCAGGCAATGACACCCCGGCACCTGACGCTCGATGCCGGGCGCCAGGCCTACCGCGAAAGTGGCGAGGGCCCCGCCATCGTGCTGCTGCACGGCATCAGCTCCGGGGCGGCCTCCTGGGCGCCGCTGGCTCCCTATCTAGCCGGCTACCACCTGCTGGCCTGGGACGCCCCGGGCTACGGCGACAGCCAGCCGCTGGCCGCGGCCGAGCCCACGGCGGCGGACTATGCCGCGCGTCTCGACGCCTGGCTCGACGCCCTGGGCATCGAGCGCTGCGTGCTGGTCGGCCACTCGCTGGGGGCGATGATGGCCAGCGCCTTCGCGGCCCGCCGACCCGAGCGCCTGGCCGGGGTGATCCTGGCCGACCCGGCGCTGGGCTATCGCGCCGCCGATGCCGCCAAGCGCGACAGCGTCTATCGCAGCCGCTGGACGTTGCTCGCCGAGCAGGGTCACGAGGCCTATGCCGCGGCGCGCGCCCCGCGCCTGCTGCGCGACGGTGCCGATCCGGCCGACGTCGCCCGGGTGCGCGAGGGCATGCGGCGCCTGCACGTCGGGGGCTTCGCCCAGGCCAGCTGGATGCTGGCCAACGACGCCCTGGAGGGCTATGTGCCCGGGGGGCTGCCGGTGCCGGCCATGGTGCTGTGCGGCGACGAGGACGCCATCACCACCCCCGAGGCCTCGCGGGCCCTGGCCGAGCGGCTGGGGTTGCCCTATCGCGACATTCCGCGGGCCGGCCACGCCAGCTACATCGACGCTCCCGTGGCCTTCGCCGCAGTCGTCGCGGCCTTCGCCGGGCCGCTGCTGGCGCCTTCCACCCGGACCCGAGAGAGGACGACACCATGAGTTTCATGATCGAAGACCGGGTGGCGGTGGTCACCGGCGGATCCTCCGGGATCGGCCTCGAGACCGTGCGCCTGCTGTTGACCCACGGCGCCAGGGTGGCGCTGTGCGGCCGCAACCCCGAGCGTCTCGAGGCGGCCCGCGCCGCGCTGGTCGAGGAGTTCCCCGCCGCCGAACTGCTGGCCGAGACCTGCGACGTGCTCGACGAGGCCTCCTGCGCGGCCTTCGCCGCGGCCGTCCGCGAGCGCTTCGGCGGCGCCGACATGCTGATCGCCAACGCCGGCCAGGGTTACGTGGCCCACTTCGACGACACCCCGCGGGAGGCCTGGCTGTCCGAGGCCAACCTCAAGCTGTTCGGGGTGATCAATCCCTTGAGCGCCTTCCGCGACCAGCTGGCGGCCTCCGAGATCGGCTCGCTGACCTGCGTCAACTCGCTGCTGGCGCTGCAGCCGGAGCCGCACATGATCGCCACCTCGGCGGCGCGGGCGGCTCTGCTCAACATGACCCATTCGCTGTCTCACGAGCTGATCGACGACGGCATCCGGGTCAACTCCATCCTGCTGGGCATGGTCGAGTCCGGCCAGTGGCGCCGCCGCTTCGAGCAGCGCGACGACCCGTCCCAGAGCTGGGAGCAGTGGATCGGCGCCATCGCCGCGAAGCGCGGCATCCCCATGGGCCGCCTGGGCCGCCCGGAGGAACCGGCGCGTGCCCTGGTCTTCCTGGCCTCCCCGATGGCTTCCTTCACCACCGGCGCCGCCCTGGATGTCTCCGGTGGCTTCAATCGCCACCTGTGAGACGACGGAGAATCCGATGACCCAACGACTGATGATGATCGGCTATGGCGCCATGGGCCGCGAGGTGCATCGCCTGCTCCCCCAGGGCATGGAGCTCGCCTGGGTGGTGGTGCCGGAAGCCCATGCCGCGGCGACCCGCGACCGCCTGGCCGGCCGCGCCGAGGTACTGACCGCCATCGAGGCATGCGCCGAGCGTCCCGACCTGGTGGTGGAGTGCGCCGGCCAGCCGGGCCTCGCCGAGCATGGCGAGGCCGTGCTGCGCCGTGGCCTGACCCTGGCGGTGGTGGCCACCGGTGCCCTGGCCGATGCGGCCCTGTATGAGCGGCTCGCCACCGCGGCCCGCCAGGGCGGTGGACGCATGCAACTGCTGTCCGGCGCCGTGGCCGGCATGGACGGCCTGGCGGCGGCCCGCGAGGGCGGCCTCGACGAGGTCACCTACGAGGCCTGCAAGGCCCCGCGCAGCTGGAAGGGCAGCCACGCCGAGCAGCTCATCGACCTCGGCGCCGTCGCCGAGAAGACGGTGTTCTTCGCGGGCGATGCCGGCGAGGCCGCGCGGCTGTTCCCGGCCAATTCCAACGTCGCCGCCACCATCGCGCTGGCCGGGGTGGGCATGCGCGACACCCGGGTGCAGCTGATCGTCGACCCGGCGGCCACGCGCAACACCCACCGCATCCATGCCAGGGGGCGCTTCGGCGAGTTCACCATCGAGCTCAACGGCCATCCCCTGGAAAGCAATCCCAAGACCTCGACCCTCGCCGCCCTCTCGGTGGTGCGCGCCTGTCGCCAGGCGCTCGAGCCGGTCTCGTTCTAAGCGGAGGTGTCCGAGATGACCCTGAAGATCTTCATCGCCGGCGAATGGCGCGAGGGTCGCGGCGCCCCTATGGTGTCGCGCTTCCCCGCCGACGGTTCGGTGAACGCCGAGCTCAATGCCGCGAGCCTCGACGACGTCGAGGCGGCGATCGCCGCCGCCGACGCGGCCTGGCGCGCCCCGACCTGGCGCGAGCGCCTGCCCCACGAGCGGGCCGAGGTGCTCTACCGCGTCAGCGAGCTGATCCGCGAGCGGGCCGAGGAGCTCGCCGCCCTGCAGACCCGTGACAACGGCAAACCGCTGGCCGAGGCCCGCGGCCTGGTGGCCAGCGCCGCCGGCACCGCGCGCTACTTCGCGGCGGCCTGCGAGACCCTGGAGGGCGAGCTGCCCACCCGGCGCAACGCCGATTTCCTGACCCTGAGCACCTATGAGCCGCTCGGGGTGATCGCCGCCATCACGCCCTGGAACTCGCCGATCGCCAGCGAGATGCAGAAGGTCGCCCCGGCGCTGGCCGGCGGCAACGCCGTGGTGCTCAAGCCCGCCGAGGCCACCCCGCTGATGGCCCTCAAGCTCGCCGAGCTGTTCGAGGAGGCGGGGCTGCCCAAGGGGCTGCTCAGCGTGCTGCCGGGCCGCGGCAGCGTGATCGGCGAGGCCATCGCGCGCCACCCCAGGGTGCGCAAGATCTCCTTCACCGGCGGCACCAACACCGGTCGCCACCTGGCCCATGTGGCCGCCGACAAGCTGATCACGACCTCCCTGGAGCTGGGCGGCAAGTCGCCGACCATCATCCGCGAGGACGCCGACCTGGAGCAGGCGGTCAAGGGCGTGGCCTATGGCATCTTCAGCTCCGCCGGCCAGGCCTGCATCGCCGGCTCGCGGCTGTTCATCCACCGCCGCCGCTACGACGAGGTCATGGCGCGTCTCGAGACCGTCGCCCGCGAGCTGCGCGTCGGCCACCCGGAGACCCCCGGCGTGCACCTGGGGCCGCTGATCAGCGAGGCGCACCGCGACGGCGTGGCGGCCTACGTCGAGCGGGCCCGCGAGGAGGGCGGCCGCATCCGCTGTGGCGGTGCGATCCCCACCGCGGGCGAGCTGGCCGCGGGCAGCTTCTACCCGCCGACCCTGATCGAGGGGCTGCCCCACGACAGCGCGGTCTGCCAGGAGGAGATCTTCGGCCCGGTGCTGGTGGCGCTGCCCTTTGATGACGAGGACGAGCTGGTGGGCCTGGCCAACGACAACGTCTACGGCCTGGCGGCCGGCATCTGGAGCGCCGACTACCGCGCGGCCCTGCGCCTGGCCGACCGGCTCGAGGTCGGCACGGTGTGGATCAACACCTACAAGAAGTTCGCCATCTCGACGCCCTTCGGCGGCTACAAGGAGAGCGGCCTGGGCCGCGAGAAGGGCCGCCAGGGCATCCAGGCCTACATGCAGCAGAAGAGCCTGTACCTGGGCCTCGAGCACGACCCCATGAACTGGTGCGACTGAGCGCCCACGGTCACAGAGGACAAGCATCATGACGACCATCACCGTGGGCGAAGCCGTCGCCCGCACCCTGGAAGCCTACGCGGTCTCGGCCGTGTACGGCGTGATCTCCATCCACAACCTGCCGATCGCCGACGCCATCGGCCGGCGCGAGCGGGTGCGCTTCGTGCCGTCCCGCGGCGAAGCCGGCGCCGTGACCATGGCCGACGGCCATACCCGGGTGGGCGGCCTCGGCGTGGCCCTGACCAGCACCGGCGCCGGGGCCGGCAATGCCGTGGGCGCCATGCTCGAGGCGCTCAACGCCGGCACGCCGCTGCTGCATATCACCGGCCAGGTCGAGAAGGCCTACCTGGATCGCGATGCCGGCTTCATCCACGAGACTCGCGACCAGCTGGGCTTCCTCGAGGCCTGCTCCAAGCGTGCCTACCGCGCCTGCACCCCCGAGCAGGTGGTGCCGCTGCTGCACCGCGCCATCCAGGAGGCCATGACCCTGCCGCGGGGCCCGGTGAGCCTGGAGATTCCCATCGACATCCAGGCCAGCCGGGTCGAGTGGGTCGAGGCCGCTCCGGCGGCGCCCGCCGCCCCGGCCCCGGTCAGTGAGGCCGAGATCGACGGCCTGGCCGAGCGCGTGCTGGCCGCCGAGCGCCCGGTGCTGTGGATCGGCGGCGGCTGCCTGGAGGCGGGGGAGGCCGTGCGCCGGCTGGCCGACGCCGGCATTCCGGTGGTCTCCAGCACCCATGCCCGCGGCGTGCTGCCCGACAGCCACCCGCGCAGCCTGCGAGCCTTCCACAGTGCCCCGGCGGTGGAGGAGCTGTTCGCCAGCAGCGACCTGATGCTGGTGGCCGGCTCGCGGCTGCGCAGCAACGAGACCCGCACCTTCTCGGTGGCGCTGCCGCGTCCGCTGGTGCAGATCGACGTCGACCCGGCCGCGGCGCACCGCAACTATCAGGCCGACGCCTTCCTGTGCGGCGAGTGCGGCGACGTGCTCTCGCGCCTGGCCGATCGCCTGGAGGAAAAGCGCGAGCCCGATGCCGAGGTCGACCGCGATGTTGCCCGTGCCGTGCAGGCCGCCGAGCGGGCGCTGCGCGACCAGGTCGGCGAATACGCCAAGCTCTGCGACGCGGTGCGCGAGTCGCTGCCCGTTGACGGCATCTTCGTGCGCGACATCACGGTCTCCGGTAGCACCTGGGGCAGCCGACTGCTGCCCAGCGAGCGCCCGCTGACCAACATCCACTCGCTGGCCGGCGCCATCGGCCAGGGCCTGGCCACCGGCATCGGCTGCGCCGTGGGCGCGCAGGGCCGGAAGGTGGTCACCCTGGTCGGCGACGGCGGCCTGATGCTGATGGTCGGCGAGCTGGCGACGCTGGCCCAGGAAGGCCTGGACATGACCCTGGTGGTGATGAACGACGGCGGCTATGGGGTGATGCGCGGCATCCAGGACAAGTACTTCGAGGGTCGCCAGTACTACAACGACCTGCACACGCCGGACTTCCAGGCCATGGCCGATGCCCTGGGCCTGCCGCGCTGGAAGGTCAGTCGAGGCGACGACTTCGCCGGCGTGCTGGCCGAGGCCGTGGGTAGTGCCGGCCCGGCGATTGTCGAGGTGGACATGGCCAGCGTGGGCCCGCTCGAGTTCGCCGGCCCGCCGCAGAAGACCCTCTACTGATGCCCGCCGTCACCGGCTCGCCGGTGGCGACACACACCACTACCGAGGGAGGAGTCGTCAGGGAACATCAAGAGACCATGAATCAGAACAACATATCTTCTGCTTACTTTTAAAACAACGAATCAAGAGAGACCCCTATGCAAGCCAAGAAGACCCTGATGCTGGCCCTGCTGCCGGCAGGTATCCTTGCGGCCCAGAGTTCCTCGGCCTTCGACGTGGTCGAGGCGGGGCAGCCCGTCGTCACCGGCGAGCCGAGCCGGGTGGGCGCGCCCTGGAACCACCGCAGCACCTTCAATATTCCCGGCACCAATACCGATGTGGCCTTCGGTGGCTACATCAAGTTCGACGCCATCTACGATTTCGATTACGACCTGGGCGATTCCACTGACCCGCTGGCGGCCGCCAGCGAGAGCAACGCCACCGATGGTCGGACGACCTTCACCGCCAGTGAATCGCGCCTGAACTTCCGCACCCAGACCCGGTTTGGCGACGAGATGCTGCGCACCTACTTCGAAGGGCACTTCCTGCCCGACGAGAAGTTCAACCTGCGTCACGCCTATGGCGAGTACAATGGCTTCCTGGCCGGCCAGACCTGGACCAACTTCATGCACTTCCTGGGCACGCCGCGCATCCTCAAGCTGGGCGGCCCCATCGGGTACGCCACTGGGCGTCCCGAGCAGGTGCGCTACTCTCACCAAGCGGGGGCGAATACCTTTGCGGTGGCTCTGGAGAACCCCGAGTCCTCGATCTCCGACCTGGGGGCGGGCGGCAGCGTCG
The Halomonas sp. M4R1S46 DNA segment above includes these coding regions:
- a CDS encoding VOC family protein, with translation MSIVGIEALEFGAEDVEAGKQFVEDFGLAPVDAEVGAASFETLNGARLVVRGIDDPALPAAFEEGSTLRRMTWGVADAAALDTLRERLRDQPGFVDHGDSLECRDPNGLTVCIRPTRLKDVELEVTPINQWGDMKRVDQPSPVYERATPASIGHAVFFVDDLEACERFYRELLGFSVSDRYIERAVFLRMQARGGHHNLFLLKLPHRGAGLNHVAFTVRDIHEVIGGGLAMSRRQWSTFIGPGRHPISSAYFWYVNSPLGGAFEYYTNEDYLTEAWEPREMQHSLESFTEWAIEGGIDAETRRQKKADA
- a CDS encoding cupin domain-containing protein; protein product: MSEQFATWKKPDDLSFEDWIETRIARFKGRKYDWNALKFQADYDPKYRRAQMRYIGTGATGVANDTNTIPAEHFTFSTMVLPSKCEGPLHVHDDVEEVFFVLKGSIRLFLKDGDRYTETVLEERDVVSIPPGIYRGLLNESEEEALMCVMLGTPKPQIPTYPDDHPLSRVKRDG
- a CDS encoding alpha/beta fold hydrolase, producing the protein MTPQAMTPRHLTLDAGRQAYRESGEGPAIVLLHGISSGAASWAPLAPYLAGYHLLAWDAPGYGDSQPLAAAEPTAADYAARLDAWLDALGIERCVLVGHSLGAMMASAFAARRPERLAGVILADPALGYRAADAAKRDSVYRSRWTLLAEQGHEAYAAARAPRLLRDGADPADVARVREGMRRLHVGGFAQASWMLANDALEGYVPGGLPVPAMVLCGDEDAITTPEASRALAERLGLPYRDIPRAGHASYIDAPVAFAAVVAAFAGPLLAPSTRTRERTTP
- a CDS encoding SDR family oxidoreductase, which gives rise to MSFMIEDRVAVVTGGSSGIGLETVRLLLTHGARVALCGRNPERLEAARAALVEEFPAAELLAETCDVLDEASCAAFAAAVRERFGGADMLIANAGQGYVAHFDDTPREAWLSEANLKLFGVINPLSAFRDQLAASEIGSLTCVNSLLALQPEPHMIATSAARAALLNMTHSLSHELIDDGIRVNSILLGMVESGQWRRRFEQRDDPSQSWEQWIGAIAAKRGIPMGRLGRPEEPARALVFLASPMASFTTGAALDVSGGFNRHL
- a CDS encoding aspartate dehydrogenase gives rise to the protein MTQRLMMIGYGAMGREVHRLLPQGMELAWVVVPEAHAAATRDRLAGRAEVLTAIEACAERPDLVVECAGQPGLAEHGEAVLRRGLTLAVVATGALADAALYERLATAARQGGGRMQLLSGAVAGMDGLAAAREGGLDEVTYEACKAPRSWKGSHAEQLIDLGAVAEKTVFFAGDAGEAARLFPANSNVAATIALAGVGMRDTRVQLIVDPAATRNTHRIHARGRFGEFTIELNGHPLESNPKTSTLAALSVVRACRQALEPVSF
- a CDS encoding aldehyde dehydrogenase; the encoded protein is MTLKIFIAGEWREGRGAPMVSRFPADGSVNAELNAASLDDVEAAIAAADAAWRAPTWRERLPHERAEVLYRVSELIRERAEELAALQTRDNGKPLAEARGLVASAAGTARYFAAACETLEGELPTRRNADFLTLSTYEPLGVIAAITPWNSPIASEMQKVAPALAGGNAVVLKPAEATPLMALKLAELFEEAGLPKGLLSVLPGRGSVIGEAIARHPRVRKISFTGGTNTGRHLAHVAADKLITTSLELGGKSPTIIREDADLEQAVKGVAYGIFSSAGQACIAGSRLFIHRRRYDEVMARLETVARELRVGHPETPGVHLGPLISEAHRDGVAAYVERAREEGGRIRCGGAIPTAGELAAGSFYPPTLIEGLPHDSAVCQEEIFGPVLVALPFDDEDELVGLANDNVYGLAAGIWSADYRAALRLADRLEVGTVWINTYKKFAISTPFGGYKESGLGREKGRQGIQAYMQQKSLYLGLEHDPMNWCD
- a CDS encoding thiamine pyrophosphate-binding protein; amino-acid sequence: MTTITVGEAVARTLEAYAVSAVYGVISIHNLPIADAIGRRERVRFVPSRGEAGAVTMADGHTRVGGLGVALTSTGAGAGNAVGAMLEALNAGTPLLHITGQVEKAYLDRDAGFIHETRDQLGFLEACSKRAYRACTPEQVVPLLHRAIQEAMTLPRGPVSLEIPIDIQASRVEWVEAAPAAPAAPAPVSEAEIDGLAERVLAAERPVLWIGGGCLEAGEAVRRLADAGIPVVSSTHARGVLPDSHPRSLRAFHSAPAVEELFASSDLMLVAGSRLRSNETRTFSVALPRPLVQIDVDPAAAHRNYQADAFLCGECGDVLSRLADRLEEKREPDAEVDRDVARAVQAAERALRDQVGEYAKLCDAVRESLPVDGIFVRDITVSGSTWGSRLLPSERPLTNIHSLAGAIGQGLATGIGCAVGAQGRKVVTLVGDGGLMLMVGELATLAQEGLDMTLVVMNDGGYGVMRGIQDKYFEGRQYYNDLHTPDFQAMADALGLPRWKVSRGDDFAGVLAEAVGSAGPAIVEVDMASVGPLEFAGPPQKTLY
- a CDS encoding porin, with translation MQAKKTLMLALLPAGILAAQSSSAFDVVEAGQPVVTGEPSRVGAPWNHRSTFNIPGTNTDVAFGGYIKFDAIYDFDYDLGDSTDPLAAASESNATDGRTTFTASESRLNFRTQTRFGDEMLRTYFEGHFLPDEKFNLRHAYGEYNGFLAGQTWTNFMHFLGTPRILKLGGPIGYATGRPEQVRYSHQAGANTFAVALENPESSISDLGAGGSVDENFEVPDLTLRYQYKRNFGISGVVRRFTTESAVSGQDESATGFGMAAQGALPLGGSTTLKGNLMVGSGLGSYLDYVPPAGAQYRAPDAFLAADGSLEAVDLQSYGISLDHRWNADWSSSIGTSLVNQDLPDDAPALQGMTDTVQFSHVNLIWDVNDRLTVGAEYQYIDLEKVSGEEVDASRVMASAQFHF